A segment of the Mycobacterium intracellulare ATCC 13950 genome:
TTGAGCTTGGTGACCGCGTCGGAGTAACTCAACGAGGACACGTCGGGCACCTCGCGTTGCTCCGGGCCGGTGGAGACGTTGACGGTGATCTCGTCGCCGGCGCTCACCGACGCGTTGGCGCCAGGGTCGGTGCCGATGACGTGGTCGGGCGGAACGATCGAATCCGGCTTTTGCAGCGTGCGCGTTTTGAAGCCGCGGTTTTGCAGCGCCGCGATGGCGTCGGCGGACACCTGCCCGCGCACGTCGGGCACCTGAACGTCACGAGCCCCGCCACCGAAGGTGTTGAACGCGATCACCACAACGATCGTCAGGACGGCCAGTGCCGCCACCGCGACGATCCAGCGACCGACCGAACCGACGGTGCGGTCCTCGCCCGCGTCGGCGAGAACCTGGCGGGGCAGCGGATCGGTCGGGGGCGGGCCCCCGCTGCCGGGGTTCGATGACAGCATCGAGCTTCGGTCGGCGTCGGTGAAAACCTTTGGCGCCTCGGGCTTTTCGCCGTTGTGCACCCGGACCAGATCGGCGCGCATCTCCGCCGCGGTCTGATAGCGGTTTTCCGGATTCTTGGCCAGCGCCTTGAGCACGACGGCGTCGAGGTCGGGCGAGATGCCGTCGTGGCGCTGCGACGGCGGCACGGGGTCCTCGCGGACATGTTGGTAGGCAACCGCGACCGGCGAGTCTCCGACGAAAGGTGGTTCGCCCGTGAGGATTTCGTAAAGGACGCAGCCCAACGAATACACATCGGAGCGGGCGTCGACGGCGTCGCCGCGGGCCTGCTCGGGCGAGAGGTACTGCGCGGTCCCGATCACCGCGGCGGTCTGGGTGACGCTGTTGCCGCTGTCGGCGATCGCGCGGGCGATACCGAAATCCATCACCTTGACCGCGTTGGTGGTGCTGATCATGATGTTGGCCGGCTTGACGTCGCGGTGGATGATGCCGTTCTGATGACTGAAGTTCAGCGCCTGGCACGCGTCGGCGATGATCTCGATCGCCCGCCGCGGCGGCAGCGGCCCGTCGGTGTGCACGATGTCGCGCAGGGTGACGCCGTCGACGTACTCCATGACGATGTAGGGCAGCGGCCCGGTGGGGGTCTCCGCCTCGCCGGTGTCGTAGACGGCGACGATGGACGGGTGATTCAGCGCGGCGGCGTTTTGCGCCTCCCGCCGAAAGCGTAGGTAGAAGCTGGGATCGCGGGCCAGATCCGCGCGCAGCACCTTGACCGCGACGTCGCGATGCAGGCGGAGGTCGCGGGCCAGGTGAACCTCGGACATCCCCCCGAAACCGAGGATCTCGCCGAGCTCATAACGGTCGGACAGGTGCTGCGGGGTGGTCATTGCGATGTCCCGTGTCCCGCCGGTCCGCCGCGGAATCCCGACATCCCTATCGTGCCGTCATCCGGCCACTCGAGACGCATGCCTGCCGAACCGCTCGGGGTGTTGGTCGGCGCGGGCGCCGATGCCGGCGGGGTGCCGGTGTCGGTGACCGTCGGAGGCTGTTGCTGCTGATCCCCCCGGGAATTGATGACGATGAGCACCGCGATGATGATCGCCAGCGCGCCGAGTACCCCGGCGGCCCAGAGTAGCGCGCGCTGCCCCGACGAGAAGGTGCGCCGGGCCGGGGGCGGGCGGTGCCCGCCGGTGGTGGGGCGGGATCGACGCGGCGCCGCGCTGCGCGGGGACACCGCCGCCGCCCGGGTCGTCGGGCTGGACGGTATCGCCGCCGGCGAGGCCCGGCCCGGGGGCGGTGACTGGCTGGGGCGGGGCGGACGGCGACCGGCGCGCACCGCCGCGACGGCGTCGGCGAACGGTCCCCCGCTGCGGTACCGCATCGCCGGGTTCTTGACCAGCGTGATCTCGATGAGTTCTCGCACGTTGGGCGGCAGCTCCGCGGGCAGCGGCGGCGGTGGTTCCTTGATGTGCTTCATCGCCACGGTCAGGGCGCCGTCACCGGTGAACGGCCGCTTGCCCGAAACGACCTCGTAGCCAACAACTCCCAGCGAGTACACGTCGCTGGACGGGGTGGCGTCGTGCCCGAGCGCCTGTTCGGGCGCGATGTATTGGGCGGTGCCCATGACCATGCCGGTCTGGGTCACCGGTGCGGCGTCGACGGCCTTGGCGATGCCGAAGTCGGTGATCTTCAC
Coding sequences within it:
- the pknB gene encoding Stk1 family PASTA domain-containing Ser/Thr kinase — translated: MTTPQHLSDRYELGEILGFGGMSEVHLARDLRLHRDVAVKVLRADLARDPSFYLRFRREAQNAAALNHPSIVAVYDTGEAETPTGPLPYIVMEYVDGVTLRDIVHTDGPLPPRRAIEIIADACQALNFSHQNGIIHRDVKPANIMISTTNAVKVMDFGIARAIADSGNSVTQTAAVIGTAQYLSPEQARGDAVDARSDVYSLGCVLYEILTGEPPFVGDSPVAVAYQHVREDPVPPSQRHDGISPDLDAVVLKALAKNPENRYQTAAEMRADLVRVHNGEKPEAPKVFTDADRSSMLSSNPGSGGPPPTDPLPRQVLADAGEDRTVGSVGRWIVAVAALAVLTIVVVIAFNTFGGGARDVQVPDVRGQVSADAIAALQNRGFKTRTLQKPDSIVPPDHVIGTDPGANASVSAGDEITVNVSTGPEQREVPDVSSLSYSDAVTKLKAAGFTKFKQANSPSTPELLGKVIGTNPPANQTSAITNVITVIVGSGPETKQVPDIAGQTVDIAQRNLTVYGFSKVTQVQVDSPRPAGEVIGTNPPKGQMVPVDSVIELQVSKGNQFVMPDLSGMFWTDAEPRLRALGWTGILDKGADVDAGGSQSHRVVYQNPPAGSGVNRDGIITLKFGQ
- a CDS encoding serine/threonine-protein kinase, whose protein sequence is MSPRVGVTLSGRYRLQRLIATGGMGQVWEAVDSRLGRRVAVKVLKQEFSQDPEFIERFRAEARTTAMLNHPGIAAVHDYGESQLDGEGRTAYLVMELVNGEPLNSVLKRTGRLSLRHALDMLEQTGRALQVAHAAGLVHRDVKPGNILITPTGQVKITDFGIAKAVDAAPVTQTGMVMGTAQYIAPEQALGHDATPSSDVYSLGVVGYEVVSGKRPFTGDGALTVAMKHIKEPPPPLPAELPPNVRELIEITLVKNPAMRYRSGGPFADAVAAVRAGRRPPRPSQSPPPGRASPAAIPSSPTTRAAAVSPRSAAPRRSRPTTGGHRPPPARRTFSSGQRALLWAAGVLGALAIIIAVLIVINSRGDQQQQPPTVTDTGTPPASAPAPTNTPSGSAGMRLEWPDDGTIGMSGFRGGPAGHGTSQ